In Helianthus annuus cultivar XRQ/B chromosome 9, HanXRQr2.0-SUNRISE, whole genome shotgun sequence, the following are encoded in one genomic region:
- the LOC110877394 gene encoding putative UPF0481 protein At3g02645: MMVENQIPLVVLVELLNAVQQHSDGEVDEFDLVNLLVKFCETRSPIKFTAPEPESDGGFDVRDMFHLLDCLYRLIVNDNLPPKNPFLRMGLLLDVHLEDVENAVQMAGGLVPGANAFLQPIMLVLKLPWDKITNSIKKMLGENPTMLEINIPSVSKLSRTGKIEFYSTPGGIHDIKFNEEIPSITLPVIDLKPGSEVILRNLVAYEELMFKKDNIKNLDFIEYVELMCGIIDAVKDVKILRENNIIEGEMSDGDIVKLFNGISKSSVKRDGKKSELQKTIGKVNGYYGNIPRVKACNFIKKVFLASWKILVIVFSVVSLVLMVVTGVCQVYDCKERFGLGYVRSVLDYAIGDSQLVVDF, translated from the exons ATGATGGTGGAGAACCAAATCCCACTTGTGGTGTTGGTTGAACTGCTAAATGCAGTTCAACAACACTCAGACGGGGAAGTTGATGAATTTGATCTTGTAAATTTGTTGGTGAAATTTTGCGAAACGCGATCGCCAATTAAGTTTACTGCACCAGAACCCGAATCTGATGGCGGTTTTGACGTGCGTGACATGTTTCACTTGCTTGACTGCTTGTATCGCTTGATCGTAAATGATAACTTACCGCCGAAGAACCCTTTTCTTCGAATGGGTTTATTGCTCGATGTACATCTGGAAGACGTTGAGAACGCGGTGCAAATGGCCGGAGG GTTGGTCCCGGGTGCAAATGCTTTTCTACAACCTATCATGCTAGTACTAAAACTACCATGGGACAAGATTACGAATTCGATCAAGAAAATGCTAGGCGAAAACCCTACAATGCTCGAAATCAATATCCCTTCGGTTTCAAAGCTCTCAAGAACCGGAAAGATTGAATTTTACTCAACTCCCGGAGGAATTCACGACATCAAATTCAACGAAGAGATACCCTCGATTACCCTCCCGGTTATTGATTTGAAACCGGGGTCCGAAGTTATATTAAGAAACTTGGTGGCTTATGAAGAGTTAATGTTCAAGAAAGATAACATTAAGAATCTTGATTTCATTGAGTATGTGGAGTTAATGTGTGGGATCATTGATGCTGTTAAGGATGTAAAGATTCTTCGTGAGAATAATATTATTGAAGGTGAGATGAGTGATGGGGACATTGTGAAATTGTTCAATGGGATTAGCAAATCAAGTGTGAAGAGAGATGGAAAGAAGTCTGAATTGCAAAAGACTATTGGGAAGGTTAATGGGTATTATGGTAATATACCTAGGGTTAAAGCGTGCAACTTTATCAAGAAAGTGTTTCTTGCATCATGGAAGATTTTGGTTATAGTGTTTTCTGTTGTAAGTTTAGTGTTGATGGTTGTTACGGGTGTGTGTCAAGTTTATGATTGTAAGGAGCggtttgggcttggttatgttCGTTCGGTTTTAGATTATGCTATCGGGGATAGCCAATTAGTTGTTGATTTTTAG
- the LOC110877395 gene encoding protein CHLORORESPIRATORY REDUCTION 6, chloroplastic codes for MASMKPFSPLSSPLNHTISSLKPSFFFKPVSDISFSSQFGRERGHVAVSVAFNPSGNFDLSLYDEQENVEPAPPPMPPKEGRYEVIINNETIRCLNLSPFSDATGITTTSSVDPREFLERTIGFTINYNRNDEHDIRELSEFPDIRLWFVRLDATYPWLPVLLDWRAGELARYAAMLVPHQMSMRMGVVFNPEALELFIMKKVFITYSWLKENDIPKPRLKVKDMARMLGFGIGDELFDMIDRFPDSCP; via the exons ATGGCTTCCATGAAGCCATTTTCACCACTTTCTTCACCATTAAACCACACAATTTCTTCACTAAAACCATCATTTTTCTTCAAACCCGTCTCCGATATCTCGTTTTCTTCACAATTCGGTCGAGAAAGAGGCCATGTTGCAGTCTCGGTAGCATTCAATCCAAGTGGGAACTTTGACCTCTCTTTATATGATGAACAAGAAA ATGTAGAACCAGCCCCTCCACCAATGCCTCCAAAAGAAGGTAGATATGAAGTAATAATCAACAATGAGACAATTCGCTGCCTAAATTTATCACCATTTTCTGATGCCACTGGGATTACAACAACTTCATCCG TTGATCCAAGGGAATTTCTCGAACGCACGATAGGATTCACGATTAACTATAATCGAAACGATGAACATGATATTCGAGAACTATCCGAATTCCCGGATATAAGGTTATGGTTTGTTAGACTTGATGCTACATATCCATGGCTTCCAGTCCTACTAGACTGGCGAGCCGGAGAACTTGCGCGCTACGCAGCCATGTTAGTACCTCACCAG ATGAGTATGAGAATGGGAGTGGTGTTCAATCCTGAGGCATTAGAATTGTTCATAATGAAGAAAGTGTTTATAACATACTCTTGGTTGAAAGAAAATGACATCCCAAAGCCTAGATTGAAGGTTAAAGACATGGCAAGGATGCTTGGGTTTGGGATCGGAGACGAGCTGTTTGATATGATCGATCGATTTCCAGATTCGTGTCCATAA